From the Salvelinus fontinalis isolate EN_2023a chromosome 35, ASM2944872v1, whole genome shotgun sequence genome, one window contains:
- the LOC129834870 gene encoding secretory carrier-associated membrane protein 2-like, whose protein sequence is MSGFDENPFVDAVDVNPFQDASVTQITSGGIETVEEFNPFSASAMGTHTGTTIPISAASSQPAVLQASAVEPTPQATAAAAQANLLRQQEELEKKAAELDRKEQELQNRPGGHITKENNWPPLPKFSPIKPCFYQDFNEDIPEEYQKICKRMYYLWMFHSITLFLNLLACLAYFTADPNAGVDFGLSILWFVLFTPVSFVCWYRPVYKAFRSDSSFSFFFFFFVFFFQVSVYIIQCVGIPKWGNSGWISSITMIRSNMAVAVVMMVVAGCFTVNAVLAIILLKMVHSKYRRTGANFTKAQQEFSSGVLTNQTFQSAAASAASSAAQGAFQGR, encoded by the exons ATGTCGGGATTTGACGAGAACCCCTTTGTAGATGCAGTGGATGTCAATCCTTTCCAG GATGCCTCAGTCACACAAATCACCAGCGGTGGGATTGAAACCGTTGAGGAATTCAACCCATTCTCAGCCAGTGCTATG gGCACCCACACTGGGACCACCATCCCTATCTCTGCTGCCTCCTCCCAACCAGCTGTCCTACAGGCTTCTGCTGTGGAGCCCACCCCACAA GCGACTGCGGCTGCTGCCCAGGCTAACCTGCTCAGGCAACAGGAGGAGCTGGAGAAGAAAGCTGCTGAACTGGATCGGAAAGAGCAGGAGCTCCAGAACAGGCCTGGAGGCCACATTA CAAAAGAAAACAACTGGCCGCCACTTCCCAAGTTTTCCCCCATAAAGCCTTGTTTCTACCAGGACTTCAACGAAGACATCCCTGAAGAGTACCAGAAGATATGCAAGAGGATGTACTACCTTTGGATGT TTCACAGTATCACACTCTTCCTGAACCTTCTGGCCTGCCTGGCCTACTTCACGGCCGATCCAAACGCGGGGGTGGACTTTGGTCTGTCCATCCTCTGGTTCGTCCTCTTCACCCCCGTCTCTTTCGTCTGTTGGTACAGGCCAGTGTACAAAGCCTTCAG GTCGGACAGTTCCTtcagcttcttcttcttcttctttgttttCTTCTTCCAAGTGTCTGTCTACATCATCCAGTGTGTTGGGATCCCCAAGTGGGGGAACAG TGGATGGATTTCGTCCATCACCATGATAAGAAGCAACATGGCTGTAGCTGTGGTCATGATGGTTGTGGCCGGCTGTTTCACTGTGAACGCTGTCCTCGCCATCATCCTACTAAAAATG GTCCACTCCAAGTATCGTCGGACGGGGGCCAACTTCACCAAGGCCCAGCAGGAGTTCTCTTCGGGGGTCCTCACCAACCAGACCTTTCAGAGCGCCGCGGCCAGCGCCGCCTCCTCAGCCGCCCAGGGGGCCTTCCAAGGACGCTAG